A portion of the Suricata suricatta isolate VVHF042 chromosome 11, meerkat_22Aug2017_6uvM2_HiC, whole genome shotgun sequence genome contains these proteins:
- the CCDC81 gene encoding coiled-coil domain-containing protein 81: MVGTLKPAVQDLGQQVLPFLKRLTPQEVLSIWGHLSNHVLRQLSLHKGVQIPGFGTFSFGTEKTVMGKKKFIPIFIVDKKLMERHGLKQDQIDVPGDIPVFPLDFDMISMESSFRKDLVKHCVKGTVHHLSRFISTSKRVIFHLTGIGVLTIEGTKVQMRFFEDLTSVLDRTWAMEEAVANRPGKVDSMMSSSKTSGKPPRFPLIFQRTQLKESEKRTPVKTLVADGQLENNGEEVVREKHARSPLKLPVVILPRPMPDNAGGGKIGKPERFPSPHYMKNGNKMNPKYSPAHRFLDHNEEMCDISLEPAQSNITLNGGNKGMKNDGDGVQFYQHYKMSKDEEDLLKHQIPHYSQHLHEEMNNRRQREIKQRLTTQLVDHLEHRQPKEQHLTDRTAEGEQRKRMSQSLQEDRKKSILQKRQRDKAFQRTSTRLFHLEHRDGYQLHNQCQKSSSKKGETRQSSHNLLLHGSRVA, encoded by the exons ATGGTCGGTACCCTCAAACCTGCCGTGCAGGACTTGGGCCAGCAGGTGCTGCCTTTCCTGAAAAGGCTGACCCCGCAAG AAGTCTTATCTATCTGGGGTCATCTGTCGAACCACGTTCTAAGACAGCTATCCTTGCACAAA ggGGTTCAGATTCCCGGATTTGGTACTTTTAGTTTTGGGACAGAAAAAACGGTCATGGGAAAAAAGAAGTTCATTCCCATATTTATCGTGGACAAAAAATTAATGGAGCGTCATGGACTAAAACAAGACCAAATAGATGTTCCTG GTGACATCCCAGTTTTTCCACTGGATTTTGATATGATATCCATGGAATCCTCGTTTAGGAAGGATTTGGTAAAACATTGTGTGAAGGGGACAGTGCATCATTTATCACGATTCATTTCCACCAGCAAAAGAGTGATCTTTCATCTCACTGGTATCGGGGTCCTTACCATTGAAGGCACTAAAGTCCAGATGCGTTTTTTTGAGGACTTGACCTCTGTGCTGGATCGAACTTGGGCTATGGAGGAAGCTGTCGCAAAT AGGCCTGGCAAGGTAGACTCGATGATGTCCAGCAGCAAGACCTCGGGGAAGCCACCCAGGTTTCCGTTGATATTTCAAAG AACTCAGCTCAAGGAGTCAGAGAAAAGAACACCTGTGAAGACCCTTGTAGCAGATGGCCAACTTGAAAACAATGGAGAAG AGGTCGTTCGAGAAAAACATGCTCGGAGTCCTCTCAAACTGCCAGTTGTAATCCTTCCCAGGCCTATGCCTGATAATGCTGGAGGTGGTAAGATTGGGAAGCCTGAAAG ATTTCCATCTCCACATTATAtgaaaaatggcaataaaatgaATCCAAAATATTCTCCAGCCCATCGTTTCTTGGATCATAATGAG GAAATGTGTGACATATCCTTGGAACCAGCACAGAGCAATATTACACTGAATGGTGGCAACAAGGGAATGAAGAATGACGGAGATGGTGTGCAGTTCTATCAGCACTACAAAATGTCAAAGGATGAGGAGGATCTCCTAAAACACCAG ATACCACACTATTCCCAACACCTCCATGAAGAAATGAATAACAGAaggcaaagggaaataaaacaaagactaaccACACAGCTGGTGGACCACCTGGAACATAGGCAACCCAAGGAACA ACACCTGACAGACAGAACTGCTgaaggggagcagaggaagagaatgagccAGAGCCTACAGGAGGACAGGAAAAAAAGCATCCtccagaagaggcagagggaTAAAGCTTTCCAGCG GACGTCAACCAGGCTTTTCCACCTGGAGCATCGTGACGGATACCAGCTCCACAACCAGTGCCAGAAAAGCAGCTCCAAGAAGGGCGAGACCCGCCAGTCCTCCCACAACCTGCTCCTGCATGGCTCCCGCGTGGCTTAA